Proteins from a genomic interval of Pectinophora gossypiella chromosome 4, ilPecGoss1.1, whole genome shotgun sequence:
- the LOC126366484 gene encoding cubilin homolog translates to MSKLLVRFLFLIVLFVHLDCEVFRDRPRIKTNEGNLIVEPAFDKNIYLQTNGPKSTVFVGGINILNINLTDNIGRQDQPVIDDSVKYNSILRRLERLENRDTQPSDLLFNITILWRRVNRLTTRVSSLQSLINNGGRDSCQSHPCAHGGTCLNLVNGYHCLCPSNWEGKDCDQDVDECRHFQGTDLGCQNGARCRNTPGSYECECRPGWYGQHCTRRAMDCNGGNFEMCGYGTCIPTNTGSGIKCICDQGWTTNGTGVACLTDVNECKSSQGPRCSVNPTVECINLPGSFRCGLCPAGYEGDGYICSDIDECLTTPNGGCSTSPLVTCHNTIGSRICGACPPGYQGDGITCTWRGSCNINRGGCHPSAQCIDNPALGGQIAQCICPPGMEGDGIGLNGCYVPTGNFTRGCEMNPCGVHGQCHPLRSGYTCICYRGYGGAHCDSASNYCASQPCLNGGSCRPDESSPRGFRCECTAQFSGDLCHVAAKTCGGLLQAEEGSIVYPLTNTTYNHNSRCAWVIQTDRDKVINVTFSKFNLEANPECLYDFLQIHDGRSSASQIIGRFCGNEFPKGGNIISSHNNLYFWFRSDQTVAKDGFALHWNSINPVCGGTINATTHGHISSPGSPGQYPPNRDCYWHLLTDLGKRIQLHFFALDIESHSNCSYDFLAIYDGERTTDPLLSKYCSSAQPAPVQSAGSDLLIHFHSDAYGSGYGFQLAYAPADGVPGCGGFYTSDRGEIVSPAYDGKYLSNLLCEYKIKTSPDTKIRLNFISFKLESSFRCKYDYVKIYDGPSQDSRFVGKFCGSTFPKSYTSSSNQIYIKFKSDHSMSADGFRITYETICQQTILGDSGVVKSPGYPFSYPENKMCEYIIGTSPGKAIKLTFQDFDIEDNNYYNCRYDNVEIRDGADVNATLLGKYCGGTEHTPPMLVSTHNFMYIKFTSDLSISGTGFYANYTTIDTECGGIYREPTGHVNHPSGSDTIYKNDQTCTWMLIAPPGMHIKLTWNRFDLENMPSCRSDYVELNEIDENNELNLLGKYCGVTFPPAITTTSPQLQIKFQSDSSVRSAGFSVSYTFLDEKTHCGGLFTKAHGRLYSPGWPKRYENSRDCIWTIQAPAGQQIKLNISQFELERPVRMSCDFADYLEIRNGASNTSPLIGKYCGSFESKRIVSLANVLYLHFHSDSYITGKGFQIEWDSTAYGCGGTLTSPSGTIASPNYPLSYNENAECFYKIVTSAGSRIRVSFTELDLERTINCRDDYVQIYDGRDENSPSLGTYCVMSPRIRPIESSTNYLYIKFRSDFYISSKGFLLEYSTICQHNMTGSHGVIESPGYPGTYPTNLDCLWTIIVPKGNKINVTFTLFDVYKSGRLRYRLVSHYGSYTPMSGVQSCDNDYVQMKELTDINFGEKMCGTTLPKRISSKSNSLQVKFITSLYTFPKSGFRLEWARHGCGGYLQKTYGTIHLDRSMTSSGELECEWILETSPGTSVTINIGQIYMTDSVNCTTDAIEIYNGRSINDQLLTKVCHHSQELTTVTSTDNVMLVRFVKHSTLKDVNFSAYFNGHMTGCGGRIEALSGIIHSKNYPKNYENSMNCLWTILVPRYHRIEFNFMEFDLYSSNTDTDCGDSVKIYDGDMVLHSNYSQRICPNNEVSQIISKSNVLGVRFQSDNFGTAKGFKANFTVICGGTIKSTFYGGIINTEKWLATRISNNCTWTILAPSLDKKISLIITHMSIPKNTDIITTRKCPSSYLRVYDGNDVDAPVVDEFCGHKVPPMIVSHGSAITLVLGTYNGTVEGQFYATYSTLTTACGGILTSEEGSIASPNYPLSYPNKASCEWTLSTSPGNRVYITFEQFDLEYSENCNEDYLEVRENNGAGRLLGVYCGTDIPTNTTAATKLFIKFHSGPENNGRGFLLHYGFLHGNEISGVESGEIASPLYPHIYEDSGEYSWRINVEGSKLITVLVDILQIPTLGTSCYNSLVVYDGYDEDAPVLEEYCGMLTEQKQLKTTSNVAFIKLTLDESNTGSMFHIRWASGDANTEATGDTVNCGFNETRLLSPGEKITIKSPGYDGAAYDNDLNCEWVFKASPGNHLNLHFLSIKLEQTPMCFADYVSVYSSESISTWSPVKENICLSEQGKQDLNSTTYMKIVFKTDSSITREGFEAQVSSACGGITSGLSGVIGPNWNDTVGKVIINCEWTIKVRPGRTILLSFDSFNITNPDSQCVTYVKLRNGNSAEAPMLADGKYCGLEHENRQNIESSSNAVFVSYSTFQRSRTAFGSFRLRFEEKGYECGVTASLDSDHKWEIISSPNYPSVPVPYSECLWVFHGPPGEILRVDFLDRFDLDRTNDCTLEYVEIREGSSDLSPLKGRYCKEMPGTIKTTGNVIYVKYYTQLADPKNGFKANVSIDVCGGTIKASKGEVISPGYPHMQTIPYGSVCEWKIIGNPRQVLLLKPQDIQLPESEAPCATKITVEETVPVNNTITVLQTFCSEQEGGEEYTEDKEDEMSLIQTSSNEVSIKFHMGKPAEWTQTSTNRGFRFTFNSSFLRCGGQVTTPEGFLATPAYPRDTTLRYCQWQISLPDKSRRVHLEILDSGIQTHTIGMYNDFDFQSSLHIIKSGDVSSPRVFESSGPKLSIYVLLNSPAARHRFKAKFSSDEPALCGGTLTDLSGELMSPNIDRPYMCEWHYSPNQVSNSSDFKTLYVTVKGNSSTTRNRCGFQDPRLKIRSTVSRLRRIFYTRIVCGNQESTFRIPSSEMDLKASKSSKEGSYLEFHLKWKLQPCGGVVEVGANEVNMLNVPSNYNDTLDCAWIVLVPSDQTRVQIKLDGSFVLDCDNEFVKIGDGIEEVMPIIGDYCKDRLQEAPLITKYRNLLVQYHSNVKNETQVRLMIKSVTQSCGGILREYETMFESPNYPENYDPNIECTWEIIANLGNRISLQFINRFVIEDRVNCTKDAVIIYDWQNGKYTQVSRLCGRTLPPVFNSTMNRMKVVLRTDSETNLDGFRAWWTTICGGKINATSKEQILYSPGWPDNYLPNADCTYVISGGNKKISLKFLEFELEGNYPSCEFDNFTMSAYNNYDYLEETYCGSQIPPSVHNFDKVTLTFKSDSYISRKGFKLLYSYYECGGEIKEPTVISSTPDGERYTSNENCTWIIEAPADKIIVLKFQDIDLETSNECYSDYVAIFNGKVIDEDKRVALLCGHVKAPTIFRSTGNTMVVQFVSDVSVQYKGFKADVFFSYSSAVGCGGHIELTTTAATHTFKSPLIARNVVYENFLDCEWTVNAPASYAIKVEFKSFHVASCDGVNQTALGFSKCDCDYVEVKDGINPKDIVIGTYCGHTLPPQVISSQNTMSVRLFTDGEIASSGFEAVVTTQRSVCDQSFYSLTRDVVTVKSFGYSSGVIPRGLHCVYHFLTNPDEYSIIHFTIKNLDLRPGEPDPNQCNKDKLVVKSIPRHLNTSVGKDFVLDTPQDYFYSNSYIYIEDEMRLPDQYEFCGMKKDIDLYLTGSVTVYVQTSPDSDSKKYKGMEIQVSLNGFCGRNYTEPQGRISSSYGTIPNDAPKDCYTLITAPENFTISVYFLHVQPNYYDEDVYLDIYDGNSTAATRLHRVNSEADDDVAVFSTGTSILLHNHFTDTDFVTYDLNYVTSDKGRGCGGKLHNLLGKVYSPMYPSVYRQKGSCEWEIETTTKTRVRLHFTVFDLGRSCDQNYVQLVDRSGKVISTYCDEIPADYTSTDNYVKIVFTTSMNNAGTGWIADFIAVL, encoded by the coding sequence ATGTCCAAGTTATTGGTACGATTTTTGTTCCTAATTGTCTTATTTGTGCACCTAGATTGTGAAGTGTTCCGCGATAGACCTAGAATAAAAACAAACGAAGGCAACCTCATAGTAGAACCGGCGTTCGACAAGAATATctacctacaaacaaatggACCGAAATCTACAGTATTCGTTGGAGGAATCAATATCCTGAACATAAATCTAACTGACAATATTGGACGCCAAGACCAACCAGTCATTGATGACTCAGTGAAGTACAACAGTATTCTTAGACGACTAGAAAGATTGGAGAATCGAGATACTCAGCCCAGTGACTTGTTATTCAATATAACTATTTTATGGCGCAGAGTAAATAGACTCACAACTAGAGTTTCAAGTCTTCAAAGTCTTATTAATAATGGAGGAAGAGATAGTTGTCAGTCACATCCTTGTGCACACGGTGGCACCTGTTTGAACTTGGTTAATGGTTATCACTGTCTATGTCCATCTAACTGGGAAGGAAAGGATTGCGATCAAGACGTTGATGAGTGTCGACACTTCCAAGGCACAGACTTGGGCTGTCAAAATGGGGCGAGATGCCGAAATACACCCGGATCATACGAATGTGAATGCCGCCCCGGTTGGTATGGACAGCATTGCACAAGAAGGGCAATGGATTGCAACGGTGGCAACTTTGAAATGTGTGGCTACGGAACTTGTATACCAACCAACACTGGTAGtggaataaaatgtatttgtgaTCAAGGCTGGACGACTAACGGAACTGGTGTTGCTTGCCTAACAGATGTAAACGAATGCAAATCCAGCCAGGGTCCGCGATGCTCAGTTAATCCCACAGTTGAGTGCATTAACTTACCAGGATCCTTCCGCTGCGGACTGTGCCCTGCAGGGTACGAAGGAGATGGATACATATGTTCTGATATTGACGAATGCTTAACTACACCCAATGGTGGTTGCAGTACTAGTCCTTTAGTAACATGTCATAATACCATTGGATCACGCATCTGTGGTGCGTGTCCTCCTGGCTACCAAGGAGACGGCATCACGTGTACTTGGAGAGGTTCCTGCAATATTAATCGTGGTGGATGTCATCCTTCGGCGCAATGCATCGACAACCCAGCTCTTGGTGGTCAAATAGCTCAATGCATTTGCCCTCCGGGAATGGAAGGAGATGGAATTGGATTGAACGGGTGTTATGTTCCAACTGGAAACTTCACACGCGGCTGCGAGATGAACCCTTGCGGCGTCCACGGCCAGTGCCACCCACTGCGGTCGGGTTATACGTGTATTTGCTACAGAGGTTACGGAGGGGCTCACTGCGACTCGGCAAGTAACTACTGCGCAAGTCAACCGTGCCTCAACGGAGGTAGTTGCAGGCCAGACGAGAGCTCGCCGAGAGGATTCAGATGTGAGTGCACAGCTCAATTCTCCGGAGATCTATGCCATGTAGCTGCCAAAACCTGTGGCGGGCTGCTGCAAGCTGAAGAGGGTAGTATTGTTTATCCTTTAACTAATACCACGTATAATCATAACTCTAGATGTGCTTGGGTTATACAAACAGATCGTGATAAAGTCATAAACGTAACATTTAGTAAGTTTAATCTAGAAGCCAATCCAGAATGTTTATATGATTTCTTACAAATACATGACGGTAGAAGTTCTGCTAGTCAAATTATCGGAAGGTTTTGCGGTAACGAGTTTCCTAAAGGTGGTAACATAATATCAAGTCATAATAACTTGTACTTTTGGTTTAGATCAGATCAAACCGTAGCAAAAGACGGGTTTGCTTTGCACTGGAATAGTATAAACCCCGTATGTGGAGGTACAATCAATGCAACAACACACGGTCACATAAGCTCGCCTGGCTCGCCGGGTCAATATCCGCCGAATAGAGACTGTTACTGGCATCTACTGACGGATTTAGGAAAAAGGATACAGTTGCATTTCTTCGCACTTGATATTGAGTCGCATTCAAATTGTAGTTATGATTTTCTCGCAATTTACGATGGGGAACGGACCACAGACCCTCTTCTCAGTAAATACTGCAGCTCTGCACAGCCGGCACCTGTGCAATCTGCGGGCAGCGATCTTCTCATACATTTCCATTCTGATGCGTACGGTTCGGGATACGGATTTCAATTAGCTTATGCTCCCGCTGACGGGGTACCCGGTTGCGGTGGCTTTTATACCAGCGATAGAGGAGAAATTGTTTCTCCAGCGTACGAtggaaaatacttaagtaatctTTTATGCgaatataaaatcaaaacaagCCCTGATACCAAAATACGGCTCAATTTTATATCTTTCAAATTAGAAAGTTCATTTAGATGCAAATACGATTATGTTAAAATTTATGATGGTCCATCGCAAGATTCTAGGTTTGTTGGTAAATTTTGTGGAAGCACATTTCCCAAATCTTATACGTCATCGTCAAATCaaatttatattaagtttaaATCGGATCACAGCATGTCTGCTGACGGTTTTCGCATTACATATGAAACGATATGTCAACAGACTATATTAGGCGATAGTGGTGTTGTAAAGTCACCTGGATACCCGTTCAGTTATCCAGAGAATAAAATGTGTGAATATATTATCGGAACATCGCCTGGTAAAGCGATTAAACTAACGTTCCAAGACTTTGATATTGAAGATAACAACTATTACAATTGCCGATATGATAACGTTGAAATCAGAGATGGAGCTGATGTCAATGCCACGCTGTTAGGCAAGTACTGTGGAGGAACGGAACACACTCCGCCGATGTTGGTATCGACACACAATTTCATGTACATCAAATTTACTTCCGATTTGAGTATTTCGGGTACAGGATTTTATGCAAACTATACCACTATCGATACAGAATGTGGAGGCATATACAGGGAACCTACAGGTCATGTTAATCATCCATCTGGGAGTGAcactatttataaaaatgaccaGACATGTACCTGGATGTTAATAGCCCCACCAGGAATGCACATCAAGTTAACATGGAATAGATTTGATCTTGAGAATATGCCGTCTTGTAGAAGTGATTATGTAGAATTGAACGAGATAGATgaaaataatgaactgaattTATTAGGGAAATATTGTGGCGTCACATTTCCACCTGCAATAACCACGACTTCGCCTCAACTTCAGATCAAGTTCCAATCAGATAGCAGCGTACGATCCGCCGGTTTTTCGGTTTCGTATACATTTTTGGATGAAAAAACCCATTGCGGTGGTTTGTTTACTAAAGCCCATGGCAGGTTATATTCCCCAGGGTGGCCAAAGAGGTATGAAAATAGTCGCGATTGCATCTGGACGATACAAGCACCAGCAGGTcaacaaataaaactaaatatctcACAATTTGAACTAGAACGACCAGTACGTATGTCATGTGATTTTGCAGACTATTTAGAAATAAGAAATGGCGCTTCTAATACATCTCCACTTATTGGGAAGTATTGTGGCTCCTTTGAATCGAAACGTATAGTTTCTTTAGCAAACGTATTATACTTACATTTCCATTCAGATTCCTACATAACGGGCAAAGGTTTCCAGATAGAATGGGATAGCACAGCATATGGATGTGGTGGTACACTAACTAGTCCTTCTGGCACAATAGCATCTCCAAACTATCCCCTCAGTTATAACGAGAACGCAGAATGCTTCTATAAAATTGTTACCAGTGCTGGATCAAGAATCCGTGTCAGTTTTACCGAACTTGATTTAGAACGGACGATTAATTGTAGAGATGATTATGTACAAATATATGACGGACGCGATGAGAATAGTCCTAGTTTGGGAACATATTGTGTCATGTCTCCAAGAATTAGACCAATTGAATCCTCCACAAATTATCTTTATATAAAATTCCGTTCCGATTTCTACATATCAAGCAAAGGTTTCTTATTAGAGTACAGCACAATATGCCAACATAATATGACAGGATCGCATGGAGTAATAGAAAGTCCTGGTTATCCTGGTACATATCCAACTAATTTAGATTGTTTGTGGACTATTATTGTTCCTAAAGGTAATAAGATAAATGTTACATTCACACTATTCGATGTATATAAATCCGGTAGACTAAGATATCGTTTAGTAAGCCATTATGGTTCGTATACTCCGATGAGTGGTGTGCAATCGTGTGATAATGATTATGTACAAATGAAAGAATTAACTGATATTAATTTTGGAGAAAAGATGTGTGGAACTACATTACCAAAAAGGATTAGCAGTAAAAGTAATTCTTTGCAAGTTAAATTTATAACGAGCTTATACACTTTTCCCAAAAGTGGTTTTCGCTTAGAGTGGGCCAGGCATGGATGCGGCGGATATCTTCAAAAGACGTACGGAACTATACATTTAGACAGGTCTATGACTTCCAGTGGGGAGTTGGAATGTGAATGGATATTAGAGACGTCACCAGGAACTAGTGTAACAATTAATATAGGTCAGATCTATATGACTGACAGTGTAAATTGTACCACTGATGCTATAGAAATTTATAACGGAAGAAGTATCAACGATCAGCTTCTAACAAAAGTTTGTCACCACAGCCAAGAATTGACAACTGTGACATCAACTGACAATGTTATGTTGGTCAGATTTGTGAAGCACTCGACCCTGAAAGACGTTAATTTCTCAGCGTACTTTAACGGACATATGACTGGATGTGGAGGGAGAATCGAAGCACTCTCTGGCATAATTCACTCTAAGAATTATCCTAAAAACTACGAAAATAGTATGAATTGCTTGTGGACAATTCTAGTTCCCAGATATCATAGAATCGAGTTCAATTTTATGGAATTTGATCTTTATTCTTCAAATACAGACACAGATTGTGGTGACTcagtaaaaatatatgatggGGATATGGTCTTACATTCAAATTATTCGCAGCGTATTTGTCCAAATAATGAAGTATCCCAAATTATTTCTAAGAGCAATGTGCTAGGGGTACGGTTTCAATCGGACAACTTTGGTACAGCAAAAGGATTTAAAGCCAACTTCACTGTTATTTGTGGGGGCACCATAAAATCAACATTTTATGGTGGTATAATAAATACTGAGAAATGGCTCGCCACGCGTATATCAAATAACTGCACATGGACAATTTTAGCTCCGTCTttggataaaaaaataagtctaATAATAACTCATATGTCTATTCCAAAAAACACTGACATTATTACGACAAGAAAGTGTCCGTCGTCTTACCTAAGAGTATACGATGGTAACGACGTGGACGCTCCAGTGGTCGACGAGTTCTGTGGCCACAAAGTTCCTCCAATGATAGTGAGTCACGGCAGTGCTATTACTCTTGTGCTAGGCACATACAATGGCACAGTTGAAGGCCAATTTTACGCGACGTATTCAACGCTTACTACCGCCTGTGGAGGTATTTTGACCTCTGAAGAAGGATCTATTGCGTCACCTAACTATCCACTATCTTATCCAAACAAGGCCAGCTGTGAATGGACATTAAGTACGTCACCGGGTAACAGAGTCTACATAACATTTGAACAATTTGATTTAGAATATTCAGAAAACTGTAACGAAGATTATTTGGAAGTACGTGAAAACAATGGCGCAGGACGTTTGCTTGGCGTTTACTGTGGCACTGATATTCCCACTAATACAACAGCGGCAACAAAgctttttattaaattccaTAGTGGACCTGAAAACAACGGGCGCGGTTTCCTTCTACATTACGGATTTTTACATGGTAACGAAATAAGTGGCGTCGAATCTGGAGAGATTGCATCTCCACTGTATCCACATATATACGAGGATAGTGGTGAATACTCGTGGAGAATCAATGTAGAGGGATCTAAATTAATTACGGTCTTAGTCGACATTTTGCAGATTCCTACATTGGGAACATCATGTTACAATAGCTTGGTTGTTTACGATGGATACGACGAAGATGCCCCAGTGTTAGAAGAATATTGCGGCATGTTAACTGAACAGAAACAACTGAAAACTACGTCCAACGTAGCTTTTATAAAGTTGACTCTAGATGAATCGAATACAGGCTCCATGTTCCATATTCGTTGGGCTAGTGGTGATGCGAATACTGAAGCAACCGGTGATACTGTAAATTGTGGGTTCAACGAAACTCGACTTTTGTCTCCCGGAGAAAAGATAACAATTAAATCACCAGGGTATGACGGAGCTGCTTATGATAACGACCTTAACTGCGAGTGGGTGTTTAAAGCGTCACCTGGTAATCACCTAAATTTGCATTTCTTGTCTATAAAATTGGAACAAACGCCAATGTGTTTTGCTGATTATGTGTCAGTTTATTCTTCGGAATCCATTTCGACGTGGAGTCccgtaaaagaaaatatatgtttatctgaACAAGGTAAGCAAGATCTTAATTCTACTACTTATATGAAGATTGTGTTTAAAACAGATTCCTCTATAACACGAGAAGGATTTGAAGCGCAAGTGAGCTCAGCTTGCGGTGGTATCACGTCTGGTTTGTCTGGAGTCATAGGCCCTAATTGGAACGATACGGTTGGTAAAGTTATTATAAATTGTGAATGGACTATAAAAGTGAGACCCGGCCGAACTATACTATTAAGCTTTGATagtttcaatattactaacccAGATTCGCAATGTGTTACTTATGTCAAATTACGAAATGGGAACTCTGCTGAGGCTCCTATGTTAGCGGATGGTAAATATTGTGGATTAGAGCACGAAAATAGACAAAACATTGAATCTTCAAGTAATGCTGTATTCGTTAGTTACTCTACATTCCAGAGATCACGTACAGCATTTGGAAGCTTTAGATTGCGCTTCGAAGAAAAAGGTTATGAGTGTGGAGTAACGGCAAGTTTAGACTCTGACCACAAATGGGAAATTATAAGCTCTCCAAATTACCCATCAGTACCTGTTCCGTATTCAGAATGCTTATGGGTATTCCACGGTCCTCCAGGAGAAATATTAAGAGTAGATTTTTTGGACAGGTTTGATCTAGATCGAACCAATGATTGTACATTAGAATACGTTGAGATTCGAGAAGGCTCTTCTGATCTATCTCCATTAAAAGGGCGATATTGCAAAGAAATGCCTGGTACTATCAAAACAACTGGTAATGTAATTTATGTAAAGTATTATACACAACTGGCAGATCCCAAAAATGGTTTCAAAGCTAATGTGTCTATTGATGTCTGTGGCGGAACAATAAAAGCAAGCAAAGGTGAAGTAATTTCACCTGGATATCCACATATGCAAACTATACCATATGGGTCAGTATGTGAATGGAAAATTATTGGAAATCCCCGACAGGTATTGTTATTGAAACCTCAGGATATTCAATTGCCAGAATCAGAAGCACCGTGTGCTACAAAAATTACGGTTGAGGAAACTGTACCTGTTAACAATACAATCACTGTTTTGCAAACTTTTTGTAGTGAACAAGAAGGAGGAGAGGAGTATACTGAAGACAAAGAAGATGAAATGTCGTTAATACAAACTTCGTCAAATGAAGTGTCGATTAAATTTCACATGGGTAAACCAGCCGAATGGACACAGACTTCTACCAACAGAGGATTCCGATTCACGTTTAATTCTTCATTCCTTCGATGTGGAGGGCAAGTAACGACTCCTGAAGGATTTCTGGCTACTCCAGCTTACCCTCGAGATACAACGTTACGTTATTGTCAATGGCAAATTTCATTACCAGACAAATCGCGCCGAGTACACTTAGAAATTTTGGATTCTGGTATACAGACACATACAATAGGAATGTATAATGACTTTGATTTTCAATCATCTTTACATATTATAAAGAGTGGTGACGTGTCTAGTCCACGGGTATTTGAGTCATCTGGTCCCAAGCTTTCAATTTATGTGTTGTTAAATTCACCAGCAGCACGACACAGATTTAAAGCCAAGTTTAGCTCTGACGAACCGGCATTGTGCGGTGGAACCTTGACAGACTTGAGCGGTGAGCTTATGTCGCCCAACATCGACCGCCCATATATGTGCGAATGGCATTATAGTCCTAACCAAGTAAGTAATTCAAGTGATTTCAAAACTTTATATGTTACAGTCAAAGGCAATTCATCGACTACTAGAAATCGATGCGGATTTCAAGATCCTAGATTAAAAATACGATCTACAGTGTCAAGATTAAGACGCATATTTTATACTAGAATAGTTTGTGGTAATCAAGAATCGACTTTCAGAATACCATCGTCTGAGATGGACTTAAAGGCTTCAAAGAGCAGCAAAGAAGGAAGTTATTTAGAATTCCATCTAAAGTGGAAATTGCAGCCCTGTGGGGGTGTTGTAGAAGTGGGAGCAAATGAAGTCAATATGTTAAACGTACCTAGTAATTATAACGATACGCTAGATTGTGCATGGATAGTTTTAGTTCCCTCAGACCAGACCAGAGTGcaaataaagttagatggcTCTTTCGTACTAGACTGTGATAACGAATTTGTAAAGATAGGAGATGGAATTGAAGAAGTCATGCCGATTATAGGAGATTACTGTAAAGATAGATTGCAAGAAGCTCCTCTTATAACAAAATATAGGAACTTGCTAGTCCAATACCATTCCAACGTAAAAAATGAAACTCAAGTACGCCTAATGATAAAATCCGTTACTCAAAGTTGCGGAGGGATTTTAAGAGAATATGAAACAATGTTCGAATCACCAAATTATCCTGaaaattatgatccaaatattgaATGTACATGGGAAATCATAGCCAATCTAGGCAACAGAATATCTTTGCAGTTTATTAATCGATTTGTAATAGAAGACCGAGTCAATTGTACGAAAGACGCAGTTATTATTTATGATTGGCAAAATGGTAAATATACTCAAGTTAGTAGATTATGTGGACGCACTTTACCGCCAGTCTTCAACTCCACGATGAATCGAATGAAGGTTGTACTACGCACGGATTCCGAAACTAACTTAGACGGCTTTAGAGCCTGGTGGACAACAATTTGTGGAGGAAAAATAAACGCTACAAGTAAAGAACAAATCTTGTACAGTCCAGGATGGCCTGATAATTATTTACCAAATGCTGATTGTACTTACGTGATAAGTggtggaaataaaaaaatatcacttaAATTTTTAGAGTTCGAACTAGAAGGAAATTATCCCTCTTGTGAATTCGACAACTTCACGATGAGTGCCTATAACAATTATGATTATCTTGAGGAAACTTATTGCGGGTCACAAATTCCTCCTTCAGTACACAATTTTGATAAAGTGACATTAACCTTCAAATCAGACAGTTATATTAGCAGAAAAGGATTTAAGCTGTTGTATAGTTACTACGAGTGTGGTGGAGAAATAAAAGAACCAACAGTTATTAGTTCGACTCCTGATGGTGAACGCTATACTTCAAATGAGAATTGTACTTGGATTATCGAAGCACCAGCTGACAAAATAATCGTGTTAAAATTCCAAGATATCGATCTCGAGACTAGTAATGAGTGTTATAGCGATTATGTTGCGATATTTAATGGCAAAGTTATAGATGAAGACAAACGTGTGGCGTTACTTTGTGGTCACGTTAAAGCTCCAACGATTTTCCGTAGCACCGGTAATACTATGGTCGTGCAATTTGTAAGCGATGTTAGTGTACAATACAAAGGATTTAAAGCTGACGTTTTCTTTAGCTACTCCTCTGCTGTCGGGTGTGGTGGTCACATTGAATTAACGACAACCGCTGCCACACACACCTTTAAGTCTCCTCTTATTGCGCGCAATGTAGTGTACGAAAATTTCTTAGATTGCGAATGGACTGTCAACGCGCCAGCAAGTTATGCTATTAAGGTAGAATTCAAATCTTTCCACGTAGCCTCATGCGACGGTGTTAATCAGACGGCTTTAGGTTTCAGTAAATGCGATTGCGATTACGTTGAAGTCAAGGACGGTATAAACCCCAAAGACATAGTTATAGGCACCTACTGCGGTCACACATTACCACCACAGGTAATTTCTTCACAAAATACAATGAGTGTGCGACTTTTTACTGATGGCGAAATAGCCAGTTCTGGTTTTGAAGCCGTAGTGACTACCCAGAGGTCTGTATGTGACCAGTCATTTTATTCACTAACACGTGATGTCGTAACAGTGAAATCCTTTGGTTATTCATCGGGCGTGATACCTCGGGGATTGCATTGCGTTTATCATTTCTTGACTAATCCAGATGAATACTCGATTATACACTTCACAATAAAGAACCTAGACCTGCGCCCCGGAGAACCAGATCCTAATCAATGTAACAAAGATAAACTTGTCGTAAAAAGTATTCCTCGCCATCTCAACACTAGTGTTGGTAAGGATTTCGTATTGGATACTCCCCAGGATTATTTCTACAGCAACAGTTATATATATATCGAGGATGAGATGCGTCTTCCTGACCAGTATGAATTTTGTGGAATGAAAAAAGATATAGATTTATACTTAACTGGTAGTGTTACAGTTTATGTGCAAACATCACCAGATTCAGACTCAAAGAAATACAAAGGCATGGAAATACAGGTTTCACTTAATGGTTTTTGTGGAAGGAATTATACTGAGCCTCAAGGTAGGATTAGCTCATCGTATGGTACAATCCCGAATGACGCACCAAAGGATTGCTACACACTTATTACAGCGCCGGAAAATTTCACGATATCCGTGTACTTCTTGCACGTCCAGCCAAACTATTATGATGAGGATGTTTACTTAGACATTTACGACGGCAATAGTACTGCTGCTACCAGGTTGCACAGAGTTAATTCAGAAGCAGATGACGATGTAGCCGTATTTTCGACAGGCACATCCATATTGCTGCACAACCATTTCACCGATACAGATTTCGTGACTTACGATTTGAACTATGTGACGTCAGACAAAGGCCGCGGTTGTGGAGGGAAACTCCACAATTTACTAGGTAAAGTTTACAGCCCGATGTATCCCTCAGTGTATAGACAGAAAGGTAGTTGTGAGTGGGAAATTGAGACTACAACAAAGACGCGCGTGCGTTTGCACTTCACGGTGTTCGATTTAGGCCGATCGTGTGACCAGAATTACGTACAACTTGTCGATAGAAGCGGTAAGGTCATCTCCACATACTGCGATGAAATCCCCGCCGACTATACCAGTACGGATAACTATGTTAAAATAGTGTTTACTACTAGCATGAATAATGCTGGTACTGGATGGATAGCTGATTTTATTGCTGTTttgtaa